The following coding sequences lie in one Arabidopsis thaliana chromosome 3, partial sequence genomic window:
- the POK1 gene encoding phragmoplast orienting kinesin 1 yields MSRNVPRIEMPESEENEFASLSLFSPSRPPLNSIPDPSQIQKANHLPHFDLVQKLEGTRAQHQRTLGPEKKFEVLEGRAGNSSDSNPKIVNRNGKSRSEPNSAQSTPTRNGARVSLGGGCATGARFLQSFGGRGRIPRGVSIAESVSFAETTPHFELNEDHSFWKDHNVQVLIRLRPLGTMERANQGYGKCLKQESPQTLVWLGHPEARFTFDHVASETISQEKLFRVAGLPMVENCLSGYNSCVFAYGQTGSGKTYTMMGEISEAEGSLGEDCGVTARIFEYLFSRIKMEEEERRDENLKFSCKCSFLEIYNEQITDLLEPSSTNLQLREDLGKGVYVENLVEHNVRTVSDVLKLLLQGATNRKIAATRMNSESSRSHSVFTCTIESLWEKDSLTRSRFARLNLVDLAGSERQKSSGAEGDRLKEAANINKSLSTLGLVIMSLVDLAHGKHRHVPYRDSRLTFLLQDSLGGNSKTMIIANVSPSLCSTNETLSTLKFAQRAKLIQNNAKVNEDASGDVTALQQEIRKLKVQLTSLLKNHDSCGALSDCISSLEESRYSGTCKVAGETRQDKCHCQVKNMNDNMIGALRREKIAESALQKSEAEIERIDCLVRDMEEDAKRIKIMLNLREEKVGEMEFCTSGSLMTKECLIEENKTLKGEIKLLRDSIDKNPELTRSALENTKLREQLQRYQKFYEHGEREALLAEVTGLRDQLLDVLEAKDESFSKHVMKENEMEKEFEDCRNMNSSLIRELDEIQAGLGRYLNFDQIQSNVVASSTRGAEQVNQAHKHLMAETMPTISEIQEEVAISHSKNYDRGALVKTDEGIDRSILQFKLGKLMKDLEEARTLNCKYEKDHKSQLSQQEDIEVVREQVETETARTILELQEEVIALQSEFQRRICNLTEENQSIKDTITARESEIRALNQDWEKATLELTNFIVAGSKSIKNASTQIESIICSFPQVNAWIGDYVEKAAKNCIKKEETILLLQKSLEDARILVAEMNLKLNSLKGATIALNEFQLGGNAATTEEAFNLNNDVDRMSDEVDTLESNFKANQYSILKTERHAEAALAVTKWLSDSRDQHQMMEKVQDQSVKEFGTLSSISASLSAEGNADISLSRDGHLSDATYPKGDELSTSSSDFSNCRWQHDCALNVKCQGVSSSESDAQESNNKITSAALIAKNGSAHSVYCGEGRQSVEKPLTIMMGREETEYKCSKPLSSGVYMGLMQRMDPVRTFFDRFEEVNATMKEADLTICELVKANEKSNSVTEMWLQTHEELISKEKNLMDDLEQVKSILSACEEEKQVLLNQTHTTLADMENSVSLLEEYFQEMKRGVEETVEALFSHARLAGKELLQLISNSRPSLEQIASEFMEREFTMYATYQCHIGKLIDQILDQRKQVITPNLSGQETNQSVKINAIGYNAEDEVTKKQSREEIVTGLENDEVVQSHESLLYENLYLKKELERKEALFEGLLFDFRLLQESASNKRDIKNEMDELFDALCKVQLELELKASQVHELFVHNENLENCSIDLKTALFTSQSDLEQAKQRIQILAEQNDELRALVSDLCKEKAAAEEGLDEQRDLVNRLEKEILHLTTTAEKQLLSAVKSIKENLKKTSDEKDQIVDEICSLNNKLELAYAIADEKEAIAVEAHQESEASKIYAEQKEEEVKILEISVEELERTINILERRVYDMDEEVKRHRTTQDSLETELQALRQRLFRFENFTGTMVTTNESTEEYKSHISRSTGLQGAHSQIQVLQKEVAEQTKEIKQLKEYISEILLHSEAQSSAYQEKYKTLEVMIRDFKLEDSSSSAAETISHKTEKSSTRSRGSSSPFRCIVGLVQQMKLEKDQELTMARVRVEELESLLAVKQKEICTLNTRIAAADSMTHDVIRDLLGVKMDITSYAELIDQHQVQRVVEKAQQHAEEILSKEQEVMNLKRHIDYLFKDRESCMSELNKKDTDVLATQISLDQLQERVQLLSMQNEMLKNDKSNLLRKLAELDRTVHNAQASNHRVPQTTKDTASFKLADTDYTKRLENAQKLLSHANNELAKYRKTSNNHPSTRTQGQSSGTRYR; encoded by the exons ATGTCCCGAAACGTTCCGAGAATAGAGATGCCGGAATCGGAAGAAAACGAGTTCGCGAGCTTGTCTTTGTTTTCGCCTTCAAGACCTCCTCTGAATTCGATACCGGATCCAAGTCAAATTCAGAAGGCGAATCATCTACCCCATTTCGATTTGGTTCAGAAATTGGAAGGTACAAGAGCGCAGCATCAACGAACACTTGGTCCAGAGAAgaaatttgaagttttggaaGGTAGAGCTGGAAATTCGAGTGATTCGAACCCTAAGATTGTTAATCGTAATGGAAAATCTCGGTCGGAGCCAAACTCTGCGCAGAGTACGCCCACTAGGAACGGTGCTAGGGTTTCTCTTGGTGGTGGTTGTGCTACCGGCGCAAGATTTCTTCAGTCTTTCGGTGGAAGAGGAAGGATTCCGAGGGGAGTTTCTATTGCTGAGTCTGTTAGCTTCGCGGAAACAACTCCACATTTTGAACTCAATGAAGATCATTCGTTTTGGAAAGACCACAATGTGCAG GTTTTGATAAGGCTGAGACCATTAGGCACAATGGAAAGGGCTAATCAAGGATATGGTAAGTGTTTAAAACAAGAGAGTCCACAAACATTGGTCTGGTTAGGCCATCCAGAGGCCAGATTCACCTTTGACCACGTTGCCAGTGAGACAATATCTCAG GAAAAACTGTTTCGCGTTGCTGGACTGCCCATGGTGGAGAATTGCTTATCTGGTTACAACAGCTGTGTGTTTGCCTACGGTCAG ACTGGTAGTGGCAAGACTTATACTATGATGGGAGAGATATCTGAGGCAGAGGGAAGCCTCGGTGAAGACTGCGGAGTTACTGCTCGTATTTTTGAGTATCTGTTCTCAAGAATTAAAATG gaagaagaggaaaggaGAGATGAAAATTTGAAGTTCAGTTGCAAATGTTCTTTTCTTGAGATATATAACGAGCAGATAACCGACCTCTTGGAACCATCGTCAACCAATTTGCAA CTTAGAGAAGACTTGGGGAAAGGAGTATATGTTGAAAATCTTGTAGAACATAATGTGAGAACTGTTAGTGACGTTCTAAAGCTTCTACTACAG GGAGCAACTAACCGGAAGATTGCTGCAACCCGTATGAACAGTGAAAGCAGCAGATCCCACAGCGTTTTCACTTGTACAATTGAGAGTCTCTGGGAGAAAGATTCTCTAACTCGTTCAAGATTTGCCAGACTAAACTTGGTCGATTTGGCTGGTTCTGAAAG GCAGAAAAGCTCAGGTGCGGAAGGGGATCGCCTAAAAGAAGCAGCAAACATTAACAAATCCTTATCAACTTTGGG CTTGGTGATAATGTCTCTGGTGGATTTGGCACATGGGAAACATAGACATGTTCCCTATAGAGATTCTCGACTTACCTTTTTACTGCAG GATTCTCTAGGGGGTAACTCCAAAACAATGATAATAGCTAATGTCAGCCCATCTCTTTG CTCTACAAACGAAACCCTCAGCACCCTGAAGTTCGCGCAACGGGCAAAACTAATCCAGAATAAT GCTAAAGTAAATGAAGATGCCTCTGGGGATGTTACAGCACTCCAACAGGAAATAAGAAAGTTAAAG GTCCAACTGACTTCTCTTCTGAAGAACCATGACTCTTGTGGGGCTCTTTCAGACTGCATATCTTCTCTTGAAGAATCCAGATACTCTGGTACATGTAAAGTAGCAGGAGAAACAAGACAAGACAAGTGTCACTGTCAG GTGAAAAATATGAACGATAATATGATTGGTGCTCTCAGAAGGGAAAAGATTGCTGAATCTGCCCTTCAGAAGTCCGAGGCTGAGATTGAGCGTATAGATTGCTTG GTTAGAGACATGGAAGAAGATGCTAAGCGCATTAAAATAATGCTTAATCTTAGGGAAGAGAAAGTTGGAGAGATGGAATTCTGTACGTCTGGTTCATTGATGACAAAAGAGTGTCtcattgaagaaaataaaactctaaaagGAGAGATCAAGCTTCTTCGCGACAGCATTGACAAGAATCCAGAGTTGACACGTTCAGCCTTGGAGAACACCAAGCTCCGGGAGCAGCTACAACG ATATCAGAAATTTTACGAGCATGGGGAACGAGAGGCATTACTTGCTGAGGTGACAGGACTACGTGACCAG CTTCTTGATGTTCTTGAAGCAAAAGATGAATCCTTTTCTAAACACGTTATGAAG GAGAACGAAATGGAAAAGGAATTCGAAGACTGCAGAAACATGAACTCTAGTTTGATCAG AGAACTAGATGAAATACAAGCAGGACTTGGAAGATACTTGAATTTCGATCAAATACAATCCAACGTT GTTGCATCTTCCACCAGAGGAGCTGAGCAGGTTAATCAAGCTCATAAACATTTAATG GCAGAAACAATGCCAACTATAAGTGAAATCCAAGAGGAGGTGGCTATTTCACATAGTAAAAACTATGATAGAGGTGCACTAGTGAAGACAGATGAGGGGATAGACCGGTCAATCCTGCAGTTCAAGTTAGGGAAGTTAATGAAGGACCTCGAGGAGGCCAGAACACTCAATtgtaaatatgaaaaagatcATAAGTCGCAGTTATCTCAACAAGAAGACATTGAAGTAGTCCGTGAGCAAGTCGAGACAGAAACTGCTAGAACCATTCTTGAGTTGCAGGAAGAGGTGATTGCTCTCCAGTCTGAATTTCAAAGAAGAATCTGTAACTTGACCGAGGAAAATCAGTCGATAAAAGATACTATAACTGCTAGAGAGTCAGAAATAAGAGCACTTAACCAAGACTGGGAAAAGGCTACCTTAGAACTGACTAATTTCATCGTCGCTGGGTCCAAATCCATCAAAAATGCCTCTACACAGATTGAAAGTATCATCTGTTCATTTCCACAAGTGAATGCGTGGATAGGTGATTATGTTGAGAAGGCTgcaaaaaattgtataaaaaaggaagaaacaatTTTACTTCTACAGAAAAGCTTGGAAGATGCAAGGATATTAGTAGCAGAGATGAATTTGAAGCTGAATTCTTTAAAGGGCGCAACAATTGCTCTCAACGAATTTCAACTGGGTGGCAATGCTGCAACGACTGAAGAGGCTTTCAACTTGAATAATGATGTAGACAGGATGAGCGATGAGGTAGACACGCTTGAGAGTAACTTTAAAGCAAATCAATATTCTATTCTGAAAACAGAACGACATGCCGAAGCTGCTTTAGCTGTTACAAAATGGCTTTCTGATTCTAGAGATCAACACCAAATGATGGAAAAAGTACAAGATCAATCAGTTAAAGAATTTGGTACATTAAGTTCAATCTCTGCTTCTCTTAGTGCGGAAGGGAATGCTGATATTAGTTTGTCAAGGGATGGACATCTAAGTGACGCAACATATCCAAAGGGTGATGAGCTTTCAACATCAAGCTCTGACTTTTCAAACTGTAGATGGCAACATGATTGTGCACTGAACGTAAAGTGTCAAGGAGTTTCAAGTTCTGAATCTGACGCTCAAGAAAGTAATAACAAGATTACATCAGCAGCTTTAATTGCTAAGAATGGTTCTGCACATTCTGTTTACTGTGGAG AGGGGAGGCAGTCAGTTGAGAAGCCATTGACCATTATGATGgggagagaagaaacagaataCAAATGCAGTAAACCG CTTTCTTCTGGGGTATATATGGGTCTTATGCAGAGAATGGATCCTGTTAGAACTTTCTTCGATCGATTTGAGGAAGTCAATGCTACCATGAAAGAAGCTGATCTCACAATATGTGAATTAGTAAAGGCcaatgaaaaatcaaatagTGTTACTGAAATGTGGCTTCAAACCCATGAAGAGTTAATaagtaaggaaaaaaatttgatGGATGATCTTGAACAGGTCAAGTCTATACTATCtgcttgtgaagaagaaaaacaagtctTGCTAAATCAAACACACACCACTTTGGCGGACATGGAAAATTCAGTGTCTTTGCTTGAAGAATATTTTCAGGAAATGAAAAGAGGAGTAGAAGAAACAGTAGAGGCTTTGTTTTCCCATGCCCGTTTAGCTGGAAAAGAGCTTCTCCAATTGATTTCCAACTCAAGACCATCACTTGAACAGATTGCATCTGAATTCATGGAGAGAGAGTTCACCATGTATGCAACATACCAATGCCACATTGGGAAACTGATCGATCAAATTTTGGATCAGAGAAAACAGGTTATCACTCCCAACCTTTCAGGCCAAGAAACCAATCAGTCAGTGAAGATTAATGCCATTGGGTATAATGCCGAAGATGAAGTCACTAAAAAGcaaagcagagaagagattgtCACAGGCTTAGAAAATGATGAAGTTGTTCAGTCACATGAAAGCCTATTATATGAGAACTTGTATCTGAAAAAGGAGCTTGAGAGAAAAGAAGCTTTGTTTGAAGGCTTGCTTTTTGATTTTAGGCTACTTCAGGAATCAGcatcaaataaaagagatatcAAGAATGAAATGGATGAGCTGTTTGACGCATTATGCAAAGTACAGCTAGAGCTGGAACTGAAAGCAAGTCAAGTTCATGAGCTTTTTGTTCATAACGAGAATCTTGAAAATTGCTCCATTGACTTGAAAACGGCGTTGTTCACGTCACAGTCAGATCTAGAGCAGGCTAAACAGAGGATACAAATTCTTGCGGAGCAGAATGATGAGTTAAGGGCCCTTGTTAGTGATCTCTGTAAGGAAAAGGCTGCAGCTGAGGAGGGATTGGACGAACAAAGGGATCTTGTCAATAGGTTGGAAAAAGAAATCCTTCACTTGACTACTACAGCAGAGAAGCAATTGCTTTCTGCGGTCAAGTccattaaagaaaatttgaaaaagacCAGCGATGAGAAAGATCAGATTGTTGACGAAATATGTTCGTTAAATAATAAGCTTGAGTTGGCCTATGCTATAGCTGATGAAAAAGAAGCAATTGCCGTAGAGGCTCATCAG GAATCTGAAGCAAGTAAAATATATGCTGAACAAAAGGAAGAGGAGGTCAAGATTCTAGAAATTTCTGTTGAGGAACTTGAGCGTACgataaatatattagaaagACGG GTGTATGATATGGATGAAGAAGTAAAAAGGCATCGTACCACCCAAGATTCGTTAGAGACAGAGCTGCAAGCTCTCAGACAGAGATTGTTTCGATTTGAAAACTTCACTGGCACTATGGTCACAACCAATGAAAGCACAGAGGAATATAAGAGTCACATATCCAG GTCGACAGGGCTGCAAGGTGCGCATAGTCAGATACAAGTCCTACAGAAGGAAGTAGCAGAACAAACCAAAGAG ATTAAACAGCTAAAAGAGTACATCTCCGAGATCTTACTGCATTCTGAGGCCCAATCATCTGCTTACCAAGAGAAG TATAAGACTCTGGAGGTCATGATTCGAGACTTCAAACTAGAGGATTCAAGTTCGTCAGCTGCAGAGACCATATCacataaaactgaaaaaagcTCAACAAGGAGTAGAGGTTCAAGTTCACCCTTCAGATGTATAGTTGGGTTGGTACAACAGATGAAACTGGAGAAGGATCAGGAATTGACAATGGCAAGGGTTCGTGTTGAAGAATTGGAGTCATTGCTAGCTGTTAAACAGAAAGAG ATTTGCACATTGAACACGAGGATAGCTGCAGCTGATAGCATGACTCATGATGTGATTCGGGATTTACTTGGTGTGAAAATGGATATAACCAGCTATGCT GAGTTGATTGACCAGCACCAGGTCCAAAGAGTGGTTGAAAAGGCTCAGCAACATGCTGAAGAGATCCTGTCCAAG GAGCAAGAAGTCATGAACCTGAAGAGACATATTGATTATCTATTTAAGGATAGAGAGAG TTGCATGTCAGAGTTGAACAAGA